One Candidatus Binataceae bacterium genomic region harbors:
- a CDS encoding aromatic ring-hydroxylating dioxygenase subunit alpha → MFLRNCWYAAGWSRDFEPGKLYPLTILNEPVIVYRTANHTPVALQDRCCHRLAPLSMGRLEGENLRCMYHGLKFAPSGRCIEIPGEAKIPPQVRVRSYPIRDEYSIAWIWMGDAASADAELIPDFVGVDDPRWAMHPGRMDYKANYTLINDNLLDLSHIGFLHANSLGLTVTPKKMFKPTVTPIPRGVRIQSWGISGPSRILPRFRELSFDVWQTYDFIVPGVFLLQAGFFPSGTAQRFPEREAVGVEPLHIQFTCQAVTPLTHDRTCYFFAYGPWVKEAELKDFFHDLGKRAFVEDRMMIEAQQRNIDLHPEAKMVKLSMDAGVARFNRIMEELMRAEARPSSPMLAAAVEADEFQGNSHSNDHPELCDAHEAGGLRPARSEAR, encoded by the coding sequence ATGTTTCTACGCAATTGCTGGTATGCGGCGGGCTGGAGCCGGGATTTCGAACCCGGAAAGCTTTACCCTCTAACGATCCTTAACGAGCCGGTCATTGTGTATCGCACCGCAAACCACACGCCGGTTGCCTTGCAGGACCGCTGCTGTCATCGATTGGCTCCGCTCTCGATGGGTCGCCTCGAAGGTGAGAACCTGCGGTGCATGTACCACGGACTCAAGTTCGCACCGTCGGGAAGGTGTATCGAGATTCCCGGCGAGGCGAAGATTCCTCCGCAGGTCAGGGTCCGCAGCTATCCTATTCGCGACGAGTACTCGATTGCCTGGATCTGGATGGGCGATGCCGCCAGTGCCGACGCTGAGCTAATTCCAGATTTCGTAGGGGTCGATGATCCACGCTGGGCGATGCATCCGGGGCGGATGGACTACAAGGCGAACTACACTCTGATCAACGACAACCTGCTCGACCTGTCGCACATCGGATTTCTGCACGCGAACAGCCTGGGACTCACGGTCACCCCAAAGAAGATGTTCAAGCCGACGGTGACGCCGATTCCGCGGGGAGTGCGAATCCAAAGTTGGGGTATCAGCGGACCCTCAAGAATATTGCCGCGTTTCCGCGAGCTGAGTTTCGACGTCTGGCAGACCTACGACTTCATCGTTCCCGGTGTGTTTCTGCTGCAAGCCGGCTTTTTTCCGTCCGGCACGGCGCAACGGTTCCCCGAGCGAGAAGCGGTTGGCGTCGAACCGTTACATATCCAGTTCACCTGTCAGGCGGTAACCCCGCTGACCCATGACCGGACCTGCTACTTCTTCGCATACGGTCCGTGGGTGAAGGAAGCCGAGCTGAAGGACTTCTTCCATGACCTGGGGAAGCGGGCTTTCGTCGAAGATCGGATGATGATCGAGGCCCAGCAGAGAAATATTGACCTGCACCCGGAAGCGAAGATGGTGAAGCTGTCGATGGACGCTGGAGTCGCTCGGTTCAATCGCATCATGGAGGAGCTGATGCGCGCTGAGGCGCGGCCCTCTAGCCCTATGCTGGCGGCGGCGGTTGAGGCAGATGAGTTTCAGGGAAATTCACACTCGAACGATCATCCCGAATTATGCGACGCTCA
- a CDS encoding DUF5989 family protein — protein MSDLLRDLWAFMKAERKFWLAPAIVVLPIVGVLVILAQFSTVAPFIYTLF, from the coding sequence ATGTCAGACCTGCTGCGCGACTTGTGGGCGTTCATGAAAGCGGAGAGAAAATTCTGGCTAGCACCCGCGATTGTGGTTCTGCCGATCGTCGGAGTACTGGTTATCCTCGCGCAGTTCTCGACCGTTGCCCCCTTCATTTACACTCTTTTTTGA
- a CDS encoding SxtJ family membrane protein gives MREAARPSSTELRNFGLVTAGLVAGVFGLALPWLRHQAFHRGPWILSGALILPALVWPPALRYVHWLWIRIGLILGWINSRMILTILFFAVILPLGVLMRALGHDPVAGKLDPQAPTYRVPSRKRTRESMERPF, from the coding sequence ATGAGGGAAGCAGCGCGGCCGTCTTCGACCGAGTTGCGCAATTTCGGACTGGTAACCGCTGGACTCGTGGCCGGGGTGTTCGGACTTGCCCTGCCTTGGCTCCGCCATCAGGCGTTCCACCGCGGGCCGTGGATCTTGTCCGGGGCACTCATACTGCCGGCGCTGGTGTGGCCACCGGCGCTTCGCTACGTGCATTGGCTGTGGATTCGGATTGGGCTCATCTTGGGCTGGATCAACAGCCGAATGATTCTGACAATTCTCTTCTTCGCTGTGATTCTCCCGCTGGGAGTCTTGATGCGTGCACTGGGACATGACCCGGTTGCCGGAAAACTCGACCCCCAGGCACCCACTTACCGGGTTCCAAGCCGCAAGCGAACCCGTGAGAGCATGGAGCGGCCCTTCTGA